A window of the Candidatus Berkelbacteria bacterium genome harbors these coding sequences:
- a CDS encoding low affinity iron permease family protein codes for MMRELFHKFSAAISVAVGSPYAFVVAVAAIIIWWSLGKTFNYSDTWQLVINTATTIITFLMVFLIQNTQNRDAKAIHLKLDELLRAMKTADTSLVNLEEFTDDELEEIHKHFETLGANAAPHSVHALGKRIRAVRTARTGKNGSE; via the coding sequence ATGATGCGTGAACTCTTTCATAAATTTTCCGCCGCAATTTCAGTGGCTGTTGGGTCGCCTTACGCTTTTGTAGTCGCGGTCGCGGCGATTATCATTTGGTGGTCGCTTGGCAAAACTTTCAACTACTCGGATACTTGGCAACTTGTAATCAACACCGCCACAACAATTATTACATTTTTGATGGTGTTCTTGATCCAAAATACCCAGAATCGCGACGCCAAGGCAATCCATTTAAAGCTTGATGAATTACTGCGCGCCATGAAAACGGCTGACACGAGCCTCGTTAATTTAGAGGAATTTACCGATGACGAGCTCGAAGAAATCCATAAGCACTTCGAAACTTTGGGCGCAAACGCCGCGCCGCACTCGGTGCATGCGCTTGGCAAGCGTATCCGTGCGGTCCGCACCGCCCGCACGGGTAAAAATGGATCGGAATAA